One part of the Arthrobacter sp. EM1 genome encodes these proteins:
- a CDS encoding IS30 family transposase: MRRNIHEPSGNYRPRTAQRSTERRRSRQRTGKIAGNPALRDFVREHLKQRWSPRQISNRLRAEFPGQPEMHIVAEPVYQALYGRGSLDLAVDPAVSLRSGRTGRRPRRRKEHRTKRFPDMVMIRDRPAEVTGRLVPGHWEGDLIIGKGSRSAIATLVERTTRFIILVHLAGNRGAENLRDRLAESMNPLPSHLRRSLTWDQGTEMACHQDFTRQTLIPVFFCDPASPWQRGSNENTNGLLEWSPEVGHRISDPFSGSSQMYSGSTLSHSNAVSAVELFEQGLTAKSVALALDLAPNPVQMLYERWQIRGAGALMTRVRKQYEVETKLEIVRRHLQGVSGRVLAKEYDLPSPGTVTNWAKIYRRDGEEGLLPKKRGRPPANRENSLPESEVEQLRSENERLRAEVAYLGKLRALRSQERR; encoded by the coding sequence ATCCGCCGGAACATTCATGAGCCCTCCGGAAATTACCGTCCGCGGACGGCTCAGCGCAGTACCGAGCGCAGACGGAGCCGTCAACGGACGGGGAAGATCGCCGGTAACCCGGCGCTGCGGGATTTCGTGCGCGAGCACCTGAAACAGCGCTGGAGCCCCCGCCAGATCAGCAACCGTCTACGCGCTGAATTCCCGGGACAACCGGAAATGCACATCGTGGCTGAGCCCGTTTATCAGGCCCTGTACGGGCGCGGAAGCTTGGATCTAGCGGTGGATCCGGCCGTCTCCCTCCGCAGCGGACGAACCGGTCGCCGGCCACGCCGCCGGAAGGAGCACCGGACCAAGCGATTCCCAGACATGGTCATGATCCGGGACAGGCCCGCGGAAGTGACCGGCAGATTAGTACCAGGGCATTGGGAAGGGGACTTGATCATTGGAAAGGGTAGCCGCTCGGCCATCGCCACACTGGTCGAACGGACCACGCGCTTCATCATCCTCGTGCATCTGGCGGGCAACCGCGGAGCTGAGAATCTGCGCGACCGCTTGGCTGAATCCATGAACCCGCTCCCGTCCCATCTGCGCCGTTCCCTGACTTGGGATCAGGGCACTGAAATGGCCTGCCACCAGGATTTCACACGGCAGACGCTAATTCCGGTGTTCTTCTGTGACCCCGCGAGCCCCTGGCAGCGCGGCTCTAACGAGAACACCAATGGCCTACTGGAGTGGTCCCCGGAAGTTGGACACCGAATTTCGGATCCTTTTTCAGGGAGTAGTCAGATGTACTCAGGAAGCACGTTGAGTCACTCCAATGCCGTGTCAGCGGTCGAGTTGTTCGAGCAAGGACTGACCGCTAAGTCCGTCGCGCTTGCCCTTGATCTGGCACCTAATCCTGTTCAAATGTTGTATGAACGATGGCAGATACGAGGAGCGGGTGCGCTGATGACAAGAGTCCGTAAGCAGTACGAGGTAGAAACCAAGCTCGAGATCGTGCGGCGTCATCTTCAAGGCGTCTCCGGACGCGTCCTGGCCAAGGAGTATGACCTTCCCTCACCGGGCACCGTCACGAACTGGGCGAAAATCTACCGCCGCGATGGCGAAGAGGGGTTACTTCCGAAGAAACGGGGCCGGCCGCCGGCCAATCGCGAGAATTCTCTTCCCGAGAGCGAAGTCGAGCAGCTCCGCAGTGAGAACGAGCGGTTACGTGCGGAGGTCGCATATTTGGGAAAATTGCGGGCCTTGAGGTCACAGGAACGACGCTGA
- the istA gene encoding IS21 family transposase, with product MINLDDWAEIRHLFSTGKHSKREIGRLVGVSRGTVERALESDRAPKYQRAAGVSSFDAFAPRVRELLVKTPTMPAATLAERVGWSGSASLFRAKVAAIRPEYAPPDPADRLVHEPGFQVQCDLWFPHEPLPVGAGQSDTPPVLVMTSAFSGFIQARMLPSRTTPDLLGGMWTLLQDAQAVPSRLLWDNESGIGRRRPTQPVAAFAGSLGLEIKLLPPRDPESKGMVERMNRFFRQRFMPGRDFRSPADFNGQLEDWLPKANHRYSRSRHGRPDELVLLDREKMREMPPVTPDTVFRNAVRLPRDYYVRVFSNDYSVDPSFIGRIVDVTADLDTVTVTHDGLLIATHVRAWARHLVVTDPAHVARAAVMRRDFRTQRVRRPEPPESVEVRDLAAYDEIFGIDLGQQPTLVLEVVS from the coding sequence GTGATCAATTTGGATGATTGGGCGGAGATACGCCACCTGTTTTCGACGGGCAAGCACTCGAAGCGTGAGATCGGCAGGCTCGTGGGGGTTTCCCGCGGAACGGTGGAGCGTGCGCTGGAGTCGGACCGGGCGCCGAAGTATCAGCGGGCGGCCGGAGTATCGAGTTTTGATGCGTTTGCTCCCAGGGTGCGGGAGTTGTTGGTGAAGACGCCGACGATGCCGGCCGCGACGCTGGCTGAGCGTGTGGGCTGGTCCGGTTCTGCGTCGTTGTTCCGGGCGAAGGTCGCTGCGATCCGGCCTGAATATGCGCCGCCGGACCCGGCTGACCGTTTGGTCCACGAGCCGGGGTTCCAGGTCCAGTGCGATCTCTGGTTTCCGCACGAGCCGTTGCCCGTTGGTGCGGGCCAGAGCGACACGCCGCCGGTGCTGGTGATGACTTCGGCGTTCTCCGGTTTCATCCAGGCACGGATGCTGCCGTCGCGGACGACGCCGGACCTTTTGGGCGGAATGTGGACTCTTCTCCAGGACGCGCAGGCTGTTCCGTCCCGGCTGCTGTGGGACAACGAGTCCGGCATCGGCCGGCGCCGGCCCACCCAGCCGGTGGCCGCGTTCGCCGGGTCCCTCGGGCTGGAGATCAAGCTGCTGCCGCCGCGGGATCCGGAGTCCAAGGGCATGGTCGAGCGGATGAACAGGTTCTTCCGGCAACGCTTCATGCCGGGCCGGGACTTCCGCTCACCAGCGGATTTCAACGGCCAGCTGGAGGACTGGCTGCCCAAGGCCAACCACCGGTACTCGCGGTCCCGCCACGGCCGCCCTGACGAGCTGGTCCTCCTGGACCGGGAGAAGATGCGGGAGATGCCGCCGGTCACACCGGACACGGTGTTCCGCAACGCCGTGCGGCTCCCGCGGGACTACTACGTGCGGGTGTTCTCCAACGACTATTCCGTGGACCCGTCGTTCATTGGGCGGATCGTGGACGTCACCGCCGATCTGGACACCGTCACGGTCACCCACGACGGGTTGCTCATCGCCACGCACGTCCGGGCCTGGGCCCGGCATCTGGTGGTGACCGATCCGGCCCATGTGGCGCGCGCGGCGGTGATGCGCCGGGACTTCCGGACCCAGCGTGTGCGCCGTCCCGAACCGCCAGAATCTGTGGAGGTGCGGGATCTGGCCGCCTATGACGAGATCTTCGGCATCGACCTCGGCCAGCAGCCGACCCTGGTCCTGGAGGTGGTCTCATGA
- a CDS encoding ATP-binding protein: MTGTPSQIEYYARALRAPRISDGFRRLGDQARDAGWSHEEYLAAVLSREVSEREASGAATRIKAARFPAHKDLEEFNFDHQPSADRNLIAHLGTGVFLAEAKNVVLLGPPGTGKTHLAVGIGIKAAKAGHRVLFDSATGWVARLQEAHSRGKLAQELVKLRRYGLLIIDLCRARDYAEAFGGGR, translated from the coding sequence ATGACCGGGACACCGTCACAGATCGAGTACTACGCCCGGGCCCTGCGCGCGCCACGGATCAGCGATGGGTTCCGCCGTCTCGGGGACCAGGCCCGGGACGCCGGCTGGTCGCACGAGGAGTACCTGGCCGCCGTGCTCTCCCGTGAAGTCTCCGAACGCGAAGCCTCCGGAGCGGCGACCCGGATCAAAGCCGCGAGGTTCCCGGCGCACAAGGACCTCGAGGAGTTCAACTTCGACCACCAGCCCTCCGCGGACCGGAACCTTATCGCGCATCTGGGCACCGGCGTCTTCCTTGCCGAGGCCAAGAACGTGGTCCTGCTCGGGCCTCCCGGCACCGGCAAAACCCATCTCGCGGTCGGAATCGGCATCAAGGCAGCCAAGGCCGGGCACAGGGTCCTCTTCGACTCCGCGACCGGCTGGGTCGCCCGGCTGCAGGAGGCTCATTCCCGCGGGAAACTCGCCCAGGAACTGGTGAAACTACGCCGCTACGGGCTCCTCATAATTGACCTATGCCGAGCCCGTGACTATGCCGAGGCATTCGGTGGTGGCCGGTAA